The DNA region CCAATATCATTAAGCAACTCAGCCTACTATCTGAGTGAAGAATGTAGACAATGCAATCCATCCCTATACTATTCCTCCATGGCTCCATCTTTTATTTTCAATCCCCATTGCAAGTAGATAGATTACCAGTGGCAGTTATTCTGGATTTAAAATATGTGCCGCTTGTGTATTTCAAATATCAATGCTGTGAGTGCGGCTGCAGCTACATGTAATCTACCGTAATTGAGATGACAGTAATTAAGTGCAGCTAGATGTAATCAACTGTAATTGAGATGACAGTAAAACTCAGTCATAGGAGCTTTTGAAGACAGAAAAATACCCAGGTTTCTAATAAGTAATAGCACTTCCATATCTAGAGGACCACAGAACCTGTTACACTAGGATAGAAATACAACAAAGACCATGAAGGATGGGAGATATTGCAGCCAAGTTGGAAGCAGACATAGAAGCTTTCAACAATAAATTGATAGTGATACTGGTATGAAAGTGGTGCAGTATATAAAACTAACATTCAGTCAAACATCATAAAAGCTCAAAAGTACCATAGACTACAGAGCCTGAAAGTAGTCATGCTATGCACTCAGCAATAAGAACATATGAACTACCATTTTTCTCCTATACACCTAGATGGTCATATATCAAATCTAATTcacatcaagaaaaaaaatacatccaTCTACCATAGAGAACCATACCAGCAATAAAAAGAAACGCCTCAGCTCAAAGGAATAATGTATTATTCTGTATTACAAAAGAGTTGAGTAAGAGTTACCTCTTCTGGCTCAAATAAGAATCATCACCTCCAGTATCTCTTGTACGCACTACACTCTCCTGTTTAGCTGGCTCTCTTTCAGCTGACTCAAAAGAGACAGGTTTATTTCCTGCAATCTTCCCCACATCCTCCTTACCACCATCATCGCCAGAGAGATCATCCTCGAACCCTGAtggctcatcatcctcatcaacttcccccacttcatcatcatcctctGATAAGCCAAAGTCAATCTTCGCACTCCTCGGCTGCCGGTAACCAAAATCCACATCGCTCCCCTTCCCACTTCTATGCGGTccaagactctccgtttttccCCCTCTCCTGCCACGATGATGCCTTGTGCCAATATCCCTGAACCCAACCGCATTGTCATCATCGTCCCCGTCATCTAAATCACTTCCCCTCCCTCTTCTCTGCGACAAACCAGACATCCTTCCACCATGACCTTGCCTTCCCCTCGAAGACCCAAATCCAACCACATCGTCATCATCGTCCTCGTCATCATCAAAATCACTTGCCCTCCCTCTTCTCTGTGCCAAAGCAGACATCCCTCCACCCCGACCCCGCCGTCCCCTCGAAGACCCAAACCCACTGTCACCATCACCCAAATCACTGTACCTCCCTCCTCTCTGCGAGGCACCCGAAGCCCTCCCGCCCCGGCCTCGCTGCCCCCTGGGAGACCTAAACCCGGCCTTGTCATCAAAATCAtttcccctccctcctctgaGCGAAAAGTCCGACGGCCTCCCACCCCGCCCGCGCCTTGCCCTTGCGGAACCAAACCCAGAATCATTCTCATCATCATCCAGGTCACTACTCATCACCCTCCCTCTCCGCTCGAGGCCACGCCTATCGCAGCCATGCTCACCACCGCCAAACCTCGACCTCGCGAACGACCCCCTTGAGTCCCGCCCACCTCGGCCTCCCCTGGAGGCAACGGCGGGCCTGCGGGTGGACGGCGCCTCGCCTTCGTCGCCGCTGCTGAGGCCAAGGTGGAAGTTGTCGGTCTTGAGGTCACTGATCCAATCGCTGAGGTCAGCCTCGTCCTCGACCAGGCTCTTCGCGGCGCCGGACGCGGAGCGCGCgcgggaggagaagaagcgcaggGAGGAGAGGGGCCCGGCGGCGCCATTTCGCGGCGGGAGAGGGTGGAGATGGAGGACGGGGTCCGCTTGGTGGggggcggcggagggggaggggaaggcagagcggcggaggaggacgaggaggtggtggtggcgccgcATGGCGGCCGGCGGAGGACGGCTTAGGGTTTAAGGGGAGAAGATGAAATTGGAATCCAGGGGGTTTTTTTATATAAGAGAATCGAAGGTCTTACTAGCATTTTAGGCGGACGGTTTAGGGTTTAAGGGGAGAAGATGAAATAGTGAAGACTAGCTTTTCGAAGGCTCTCTTAGCCGTCCGATCATGGCTGGCTTCGGATCTGATCTTTCACTCACATTGGGTCCCTGCCCAACAAGGAACTACTAGGCTTCATATTTTTGGCAAACGAGGGATAATGGATTAATATTTTCAGGATAGAGTTGCAGCGCCCGGCTGGTTAAGAGAGATCTCGAGTTCGACCCGAGCCAGTAGTAAAATTTGTAGAGCCGTGAAAAAATATGCATTCTTACAATTTCGCTGCCAATCAAACAAACTATTCGGGTGAAAATCGCAAACTTtgtctcttaaaaaaaaaactggggTGCcctcgtaaaaaaaaaaaactggggTACTTTCAACAAGTTTTCTTTGAAACATCATATTTTTAAACGCAAAATTCAGATTAACAAACTGGATAGATTTGCAACCCAGGTGTCGCCACGGAACATAAAAGAAGTCAAGAACCAGCTGTGTAGTTACCATCGGGAATCCGAACAAGAACCTCATTCAGGAACCACCACCACACACATACAAAATATACAGTCTACACTCCAGAACGCATTGTATTGCTGGTAAAAGCAACGCTGACGAAATATCATTTGAGCTCACCTGTCACCACTTGATATGTTTCCTACAGAACAAAAGAACGAATCGACATCTTGACAAATCTCTTTTAGGGTTGCTCAAGTCTTGTAGAGCCGCAGATCAAGGAAATCAACTATGGTTTGAGGCTTACACGTTACAAAATTTCACTACCACCAGGCATCAACTACTGCTCTCAGCCTTACTACCCCACGATTTGTCATGGTGAAATTGCACAACGATGCATGTGATGTTGTCAGTGCTTTGCCGAGAGTAGGCAATTTCCGTCAGCTTCACGGCTGCCGCCTGAGGTCCATCTTCCGCTTTCAATAGGGAAATAGCCTCCTTGTTGACAAAAGATGTAAAACGCTGATTAGCAATGGGCCAAATAAGATGCAAAAATAATAAGAAAACCCTTATTCACCATATACAATCTGTGAGCATTCATGAATCTAATACTTTTGTGTCCTCGTGCCAGCATATGTATGTGTCAGATTGAGATACAGAGTATATTGGATAGCATGTGAATGTTTCCTTCAGGGTTTTGCAGTTTAAAACGCTAATTAACATTTTCTTCATATGGCACTGGAGACTGCAGTTTACTGAGCGGAAGCAACCGTCCTAAATCATACTAGTAGCGAGGTAGTATCTTAATATGATGCTCTCTTGTTGATTACACAAACATCGATAGTTTGCCTCAGTCTGGCTGTTTAAGCTGGAAGTCAAGGAGATACCTCATTTCGCACAACATCCCAAAGCCCATCGGTAGCAAGAATAAGGTATTTCAAGTCACTGTTGACCTCTTGTTCCTACATTTTTGCAGTACAGCATTACCAAAGATTAATTTTCCAACAGAGTTATTTGGCACAAAAGAAATCAGCTTTGTGCATAAGAATTTTTCAGAAGACTATAATCGTATTCAAGTCAAGAAAATTTCAAATGGAATTCTGTCAGGAGCCTCAAAACTTGATAATCTAAACTCCAGAAAATATAACTTCCAGACTCCTGTAGAGCTCTGTTGACAGCTTAAAACTTTCTGCCTTGCTTCGTAACAAACCACCTTAAATGGAGGAAAATTTACGCTACACACTTTATTGTAACATGATACGCAGAAACCATGACAGCCTTGGTTGGTTACCCTGATTCCCAAGTATTTTGCATGTCTACATATGTTATGACGCCTCTCCAGAAAACAGCTACGGTAATAGCAAAAGCTAACGCTTGCCAAGCAGCCCCATATGACAAATTACATCAGAAGAAACCATGCTGGCATGCTCCGTGACAGCACCCAACAGGccaagagaaatatcatttaTTGCTGCTAATAAAGATGATTATTATTTAATCTTCGTTTCATCTGCTAACCCTTTCTTTTGCCACAGAAAACCactaaaaaaacaagaaaaaagattCCCTTCCGCAAACAAAGTCCCTTATCCCTTCCCACCTCCCGCACGGAACCACTAAAAGATCAGGAATATGAAATCCTTAAACAAACTTCTTCTCAGATCGGAACTCTTGGCATATCAACTTTTTATGGTTAATTGCAACAACATAAATACCCACTCGTGTTCATATAATAGAATGATACAAAGGTAACATCTATATGTCAAGGATGAACTATTGAAAATTGTTTCATTTAGCTTGCTAAGTAGCCTAATTGGCTAATTTACACTGTTCCGAGCTTTTTAAGACCAACCACACCAACCCTTGTCTAGGAGCACTGAAGTACAGAAGTACTTAAAGTTTTAACTTGACTTCAAATAGATACCTGAATATCAGGGTCTGCTTTCACATACTGCTTCAACAGACGATTGCCAAATGCACGGGACATTGCTAGTATTCCACCAACCCTCCATGTATCTGAAGAAGTGCTAATGTCACACAAAGAATAACAATAGCCATTTATACTTATAAAGCACATCCAACCATTTGAAAAACATGTCTTGAAGCAGTAAAATGCTGCCCCATTAAATTAAACTAGCCTAAAAGTATCAAATGATCAGACTTACTTTGAACTAGAGGGCTTGAGGTAAAAAGGctacacatatttttctttttatccaaTTAAGCTGAAGCAGGTTTAATTCATCAATAGCATTCTGAGGATTGAAAAGGCTTACCATCCCGAATAACAACACCTCCAGCATCCTCAATTCGCTTTCGCTCATCTTTCCTGTTTGGTTTGTGATCTTTCGAGAGTGGGATAGCTACAGAGCGCAGAAATTTATAACAAGTTTAACATATTCTTCACAGGTAATAAATAAACCACAGAATAATTAACATTGACGGCTTCTAGAGTTATTAGCAGCTTATCAAGGCAAAATAGCAACATAACGAAGTAGTGGCACATTGATAAAATTTTAGTTCGGTAGAGTTTATATTCCTTAATCATACAGTTTTAAATAAAATCCAATCTTCTTCACATGACCGGAGCTCAGAAGAGTACAGGTTCAATTGATTATGTGTGGTATATTGTAAAGAAaatcataaaacaaaataatgacAAAAAAGAATACTACCTTTGCCAGATTTTGAAGCAACAGCACGTGAATCACCAACATTTGCTACATATAGACGCTCGCCAATCAGAATGGCAGCCAAAGCTGTCGAACCATCATCTCTAAATAAACCGGATATTGATATTGTTTCTAAGATATCTTTGTCAGTTTCAAGAAATGTTCTGCCTGTGTTTTGTCAAAGTGCCAAGAATAATGAGAAAAGAGAGTTTACAGCATTAGAAAGGACTTTAACAGACAAAAAGACACTGCTAAACAGAAGGTAAAATGAATTACTTATAGCAAGCTTTGTGTCTGTCAGGAACGCAGGATGCTTCATAAGGTCTTTGAACAGATTCTCCTTCAGATATTCGGCGGCAAGGTTTCCTCCATGACCtaatgtaccaagacctcaaatAAACATGATGGGCAAGGAGTCACAGTGTAATGAAGGCAAGAGTGAAAATGATACCATCAAATACACCAAACAGGTTAACTGGCTGTCCATCAATTTCAGTTAATTtaatgtcatagcagtcctccATAGTAGATCTCCGCCCTTTATAGCTTGAATATCCACAGGTCAGCTTACCATCCTCACTGCCAACAAAGTTATTTGACGTTATGCTAATCCAAGTAGTATCTCAATCCTTAATAGAATGAAGAACATGAGCAGTCGAGCACACAAAGTTCAAGGTGTTGCAAGAACACGTTAACTATTAAAGGCCAGCAGCTCAGTTGATTTGTCTAATATCCATCCATCATACCAGCATCACAAAGGAAAATATATGTAAAATATTTGGTAGCACTATTACAGCGACATTGCAGTGTGCACATATTATGTCCAGTTATTTGTTACCGGAGCACTTTGCTGTCCCAAGTTTCCACTAACCAAATAGTGTTAGTAAGGTAAACAGTTTACACAAAAAGACCAATAGCCTACGTtgtaatatatactaatatTATTCGTCACCGTCCAAGGTATGCATCTTTGCTTGTTTCATGTTCTTCATGAGCACCCGTATTAATGTCCATCAAGTTAACCGATTTAACCAGAAATTATCCCCCTAGAACATTGTGAACATAGGCACCGCCCACCCTTACGAATCACTAGCATAAAAAACTGCCCAAGTAAACATTTCACCTTGAACACGCCACTGACACAACATTTACACCACTAATTAGAGCACACAGGCAGCATTAACCCACCAATCAACGCGATCATTAAAGGCCTTCATCATTACCTCTTGAATCCGCCACTGACCCAGTCGTTGTtgcccgcccccgccgccgccccgcgcAGCGGCTGCGCCTGCCGTCGcgccgaggcggaggaggaggagccgggagCCGCCCTGCCCCCAGAGGCCCCCGCCCGGAACGCGCGCCAGCCGGCGTCCCACCGCTGGCCGCACGAGCGCACGCGGCGCCCGCCTGCCGCCGCAATGCCGATCAGGCCCCGCAGGGTCGCGGCGCGCGCCATGCTACGTAGCGCGCGGCGGATGCCTCCGGTCCCGTGGTTGCTGCAGCCTTCCGGAGGGGACGGGGAAGGGCGAGGGGAGCCGGCTGGAACCCTGCGTCGGCGAAAGCGGCGCCAGTTAATGAATTGACTGGAAGGACGAAAGGTATCGGTGGGTTTTGCTCGGTCAGAAGCTTATCCGGTGCACCAAAGTGCTTGGGGATTGGTGCTTATTTTGTTTGTTACGAAAGGAAACAATGCATTGTGTCGAGGTTCTTGGAAGCTGCAGCCAATATCTCATGCAATTTAACACCCTAATATTGGGCGTCATCTCTGTCAACTTCGGCAAAGCAGCGTCAAAAGAGTTTTATATGCTGTAGTTCTTAACTTTTGCGGGATTGTTAAATTTTACATGGGTATTTCTTTGGAAGCTGGCACCCGATTTTTTTTTAGCTGATGTATCCGTAATTCATGCTCTCAATCCAGAACGCTTGAACTATAGCTCGTTCTATCTTGATCTAACAGTCCAGATCTTCACCCACCTCGTTTCCtatcttcttccttctctctcaccTTGTTTCCTCCTCAGGTTCTACATCAACAAACCATAGCGTCCTCACCCCCACCCCGCCCTTCTTCTCCCATCTCCAGCGGCTCCCGCCATCGGATCCGATATTATGACCCTCCGTTACACTAACCGTTATGGTTGATTTGCCCATCGCCTACCTCACCCATTGCCCTCATGTTACTCGCGGCTCCGCGTGGCATCACTACCGCCAATCACCAGTCTAGCCGTCAGACCCTTCTTCCCTCTAAGCCCAGAGGTATGGTGAAGTCTTAGAACCTAACCCCCTCCTCTAACATTAACCTCTTGGCTTCATAGGAGCTCGTCAAAGATGAAGACAATGGGGTTGGAGTTGgcggagatggagaagaaggggtcagATCTTGTCGGAATTGGAGAAGATGGGCCCAATCTTACCAGAATTAGAGAAGATGGTGAAGAAGgggaacagaaaaaaaaaatcagatgttagaggaggaagaaacaccGGACTACAATATTGCATTCCCCTTATATAAAGTAGGGCTACTTAAAAGCAAAGTTATTTTGTTTGCATGGTAAAGGTCGAGAGGccattttgataaaatttgactcACAAGTGAACTAAAGTATCAAATAACATGAAGACTTGCCATAACTTCCGTGTTAGAAAGAATGGTGACCAAGTATAGTGCAGGTTGCCAAATTTTCTAAGACAAACTTTTGCTTTTAGTATCATTCCTCGAAATTGGGTTTCCCGTCTTTTCGACTCATGTTGCCCACATGCACAACCACTCTCTTCCACGTTGCTAGAAAGGGGATGGAGAGAGAGCCGATGACATTGGCATAAGGGAAAAGGTAGGAAGCATAGCAAAATTACCTACATACAAGTATGTCAAACCAACACCTCTCATTTTCCTACTTTTCTCTCAAACACATATTATACAACATTAGTTTTTGGTTCAAAATTTGAGAGGGAGGTGCTCCAGGAGCAAAAAATCCACTCTCATAAATGTACCGCTTATTACGTACAACTGAAGCTATGATACACAAAAATACAacattaaaataataaattaaataaatatgcaaataGGGTGCAACTATCAAAGGACAAGTAGGAACAATATGAAAACATGCACTATTTTGGAATAGTAAGGGACATATAAAATTTACATTAAGATGCAGAGGTACATATAGCAACACTTCAAGAAACATAGGCACCCCATCTCTTTCTCCCATGTTCCCTTGTTTTTTGTTGCATCCCCATATCCCCCTCTCTCTACCACTTCCATCACCCTGCCCAAATAGAACTTCTCAGCCGGTTGACACATTTCGCCGAAGGAATTCAATATACCAAAGTAGACACAAGTGATGAAAAGAAAGCCGCGCAAGGGGATGGACAAGGACTGAAGGAGGTATAAGAGACAAACTAAGAGGTGGAATAATGGATGAGTTGGGGATTTGGGTAGACATAGGAGATATAAAGTTGGTTGGAGATATGCAATAGTAATGATTACACATTAATTTTGCATTGCAAATAGGCTAATAATATTCGATTCAGTCCCAAAAAAATTTATACTACTTTACAAATAGACATGAATATTTATAGTGCTAGTGGTTCACAATCAGATATCATTGGCGGTATGTATAAATTATTGGTGAATCTATGCTAACGCGTTGATTTGTACTTGTAAGAGGAAGCGGACAAATCACAAAAAGGCGAAAAGTGACAAGTGTGGCACAAAGAGATTTATGCAAGTTGAGAACCCTCGACTGACCAGAGTAACAATCTTACATCCTACTCTTTCACTATGATCTAATTGTCTTCCAATGGAGGTGCCCGAAGAATCAGTCTAAAGTTATCCATTGATTGATTCTATTCTCGAGCCGAGAATTCTAAGTCTCGGTGATGATGAAGTCTAAGCCTAATGTTGAATGAAGTCGGTCAATGCAGATCCTTGCTCTACCATGTTGTACATATGTTTTGTAACATCCTAAATTTTGGAACTTTTCAAAATGTAGTTTGCACCAAGGAAATCAAATAAATTGAATAAATAAaatccattcacaccggaccatccgatgggttgaatcttcgatcttcaacggctgcatccttctctggtaataatgctccagtgcattcatccttctcaacaccggaccattcggtgggTTGAGCATgctcttcttttctctgaaaatgctctggtgcaactcccactgatcaccggactatctggtgaggtttAAGCTTCATTCTTCGGCACAACACCTTCTCTATAAGAATTGCTCTAATGAGCACTCTActcaaacaccagaccatccggtgagatctTCAGCCCTCTCTCCTATTTGGCAAAtatactccagtgagttcaaacacccagatcaccggaccatccgttgtaacacttctaacaattttggccATGTGTCACCcaaaaattcatccggtgattttATCAACTTATACATTGGAGCATCCAGTGAACATATCCTCTTTCTATCTTGATAAGCAATCAaagctctggtgagttcaacacccagagcacctgAACATCTGGTGAGGTAAttcttcctgagacttctccaattcagtccaactttgtcccagctatggtgacttcttcatgtattacatccatgagacctactaacatatattcttgacaaatgtgttagtcccattaactatattgtaattaatcatcaaaatcataatcatagcctaatgaggccattttcgctacaccgtgaaaggatggagtgcacgtggcatcatcatgaagctagCGTCGAGGctaagctaagttatgaagacACTATGACCATCCGATGGACGCAGAAAAATTTAGACAAAActaccctcgatggtaggtgAGAGTGCATTGTTAGGGAATGGTAGTTTAGAGACAGGATTGCTTGAGAGTTAAGTGAGTCCTCTTGgtctataaataaaggggtatgACTGGTAGTTGAGGTGGTGCCATAGAGAGTTTTTGAAGAGTTTTGAGAGCCTTCCAAATCACGCCCCGAACATGTGCCCACGCGACAACCGTTACATAATTATGAATTACAAACCCATAAACATATTAAGGcaaaaatactcaaataaaatcaatGGTTTACAAAGCAACTAGCAGAGACTTTATTTATATGAGAAGTTATAATTTACATAGTTATGTGTCTGCTTATACAACTTATTTGAtgtaaacaaaatattaaaCACTACGCTATTGGTATATCCTAAAAATTCCTACGCATAGCACCTAGTTGTCGATATCCTGATCATGAGCTTGAGATTCTGCGTTTAACACCCAAGACAAGTATGAGTATAAAATACTCAGCAAGATAAAAACATTGCATGCATAAATAAACTTGAATTATTCTAATATCCAAACTTCATTATTTATTATCTATGCAGAGATTGCCTAATCACTAATATCACGTCATGCTTTGTACCACGACGAGGCTTAAGATTAAAGAATAGGAGAAGAcatcaatttcataaaaaaaattgtttaggTGCCTATTCAGCCCCTCTCTAATCTCTATTTTCGGTCCTACATATTTTTCATATTAAGTGCTTGACCGCAGGTACCATGTTGCAGCCTGACCTATCCAAATAGGCATGTCAGCCCAGGCCGGCTAGGCACGGCCCAACAAGCCCGATAAGATTAACAGGTCATGTTGTGCCACGTACTCGGCCCATGGCACGGCCTGTCAGCCACCGTGTCGTGTCGGGCCGGCCCAAGCACAATTGCGGCACATCAGGCACTGTAGCACGACAAGGCCCGATGGGCACGGCGCACGGCCAGCCTAGCAGCATGGCAGAGCGCTGCACAGCCAGCTCGATAGCACttcgaaaatagaaaaaagctacaaaattcaaaaaaaaatataaaaataaataaaaatgagctttattgattggttccCTTGTTAAAAACCTTTATACTAAAAG from Phragmites australis chromosome 8, lpPhrAust1.1, whole genome shotgun sequence includes:
- the LOC133926835 gene encoding probable protein phosphatase 2C 56 → MARAATLRGLIGIAAAGGRRVRSCGQRWDAGWRAFRAGASGGRAAPGSSSSASARRQAQPLRGAAAGAGNNDWVSGGFKSEDGKLTCGYSSYKGRRSTMEDCYDIKLTEIDGQPVNLFGVFDGHGGNLAAEYLKENLFKDLMKHPAFLTDTKLAISRTFLETDKDILETISISGLFRDDGSTALAAILIGERLYVANVGDSRAVASKSGKAIPLSKDHKPNRKDERKRIEDAGGVVIRDDTWRVGGILAMSRAFGNRLLKQYVKADPDIQEQEVNSDLKYLILATDGLWDVVRNEEAISLLKAEDGPQAAAVKLTEIAYSRQSTDNITCIVVQFHHDKSWGSKAESSS